A window of Lagenorhynchus albirostris chromosome 11, mLagAlb1.1, whole genome shotgun sequence contains these coding sequences:
- the LOC132529373 gene encoding solute carrier family 26 member 10-like isoform X6: MSGLPGASTCPGPGEASDLKSPLGAKFREPLTEARFQQLFGDAEQEPELLAEPRWSRLRRLWKRRARACSGPGPWPLLRARLPPLRWLPHYRWRAWLLGDAVAGVTVGIVHVPQGMAFALLTSVPPVFGLYTSFFPVLIYTLLGTGRHLSTGTFAVLSLMTGSAVERLVPEPLEGNLSGIEREQLDAQRVGAAAAMAFGSGALMLGMFALQLGVLATFLSEPVVKALTSGAALHVLVSQLPSLLGLPLPRQIGCFALFKTLAAVLTALPRSSPAELTVSALSLALLVPVKELNVRFRDRLPTPIPGEIVMVLLASVLCFTSSLDTRYNIQIVGLLPGGFPRPLLPNLAELPRILADSLPMALVTFAVSASLASIYADKYSYTIDSNQELFAHGVSNLISSLFSCFPNSATLATTSLLVDAGGNTQVAGLFSCMVVLSVLLWLGPFFYYLPKAVLACINISSMRQMFFQMRELPQLWRISRVDFAVWMVTWVAVVTLSVDLGLAVGVVFSMMTVVCRTQRVQCLALGLAEGTELYRPLRESHKLLQVPGLCILSYPTPLYFGTRGQFRRILEWHLGLGEGGKEAPKTDGPPDAGAHWSKDLHSVGLTRSCGVWRVPKACV, from the exons ATGAGTGGGCTACCCGGTGCCAGCACCTGCCCAGGTCCGGGAGAGGCCTCCGACCTTAAGTCCCCCCTGGGCGCCAAGTTCAGGGAACCTCTTACCGAGGCCCGGTTTCAGCAGCTCTTCGGGGACGCAGAGCAGGAGCCCGAGCTACTCGCGGAGCCCCGCTGGTCGCGGCTGCGCCGGCTTTGGAAGCGGCGGGCCCGCGCCTGTTCCGGACCGGGGCCGTGGCCCCTGCTGCGGGCGCGGCTGCCCCCGCTGCGTTGGCTGCCCCACTACCGCTGGCGGGCCTGGCTGCTCGGGGATGCGGTGGCCGGAGTGACCGTGGGCATCGTGCACGTGCCCCAGG GCATGGCTTTTGCCCTCCTGACCTCTGTGCCCCCAGTGTTCGGACTCTACACTTCTTTCTTTCCCGTCCTCATCTACACCTTGTTGGGTACTGGGAGACACCTGTCCACCG GAACTTTCGCGGTACTCAGCCTTATGACGGGCTcggccgtggagcggctggtgCCTGAACCCCTCGAGGGGAACCTGAGCGGCATTGAGAGGGAACAGCTGGATGCTCAGCGGGTTGGTGCGGCTGCGGCCATGGCCTTCGGGAGCGGGGCACTGATG CTGGGAATGTTCGCGCTGCAGCTCGGCGTCCTGGCCACCTTTTTGTCGGAGCCTGTAGTCAAGGCGCTGACCAGTGGGGCCGCCCTGCACGTGCTCGTGTCCCAACTGCCTAGCCTTTTGGGGTTGCCCCTCCCGCGTCAGATCGGCTGCTTCGCTCTCTTCAAG ACGCTGGCCGCCGTGCTGACGGCGCTGCCGCGGAGCAGTCCCGCCGAACTGACCGTCTCGGCGCTCAGCCTGGCGCTGCTCGTGCCCGTCAAGGAATTGAACGTGAGGTTCCGAGACAGGCTACCCACCCCGATCCCAGGGGAAATCGTCATG GTGCTTCTGGCCTCCGTGCTCTGCTTCACCTCTTCCCTGGACACAAGATACAACATTCAGATAGTTGGATTGCTGCCCGGAGG ATTTCCCCGGCCTCTCCTCCCCAACCTGGCTGAGCTGCCCAGGATTCTGGCCGACTCGTTGCCCATGGCACTGGTTACCTTTGCAGTGTCTGCCTCCCTGGCCTCCATCTATGCAGACAAGTACAGCTACACTATTGATTCCAACCAG GAGCTCTTTGCACATGGTGtctccaacctcatctcctccctcttctcttgcTTTCCCAACTCGGCCACATTGGCCACAACCAGCCTACTAGTGGATGCTGGTGGGAACACACAG GTGGCAGGCCTCTTCTCCTGTATGGTTGTCCTGTCTGTCCTGCTGTGGTTGGGGCCCTTCTTCTACTATCTGCCCAAG GCTGTCTTGGCCTGCATCAACATCTCCAGCATGCGCCAGATGTTCTTCCAGATGCGAGAACTTCCACAACTATGGCGCATCAGCCGCGTGGACTTT GCTGTGTGGATGGTCACATGGGTGGCTGTCGTGACCCTGAGTGTGGACCTGGGCCTGGCTGTAGGTGTGGTCTTCTCCATGATGACTGTGGTCTGCCGCACCCAGAG ggtacagtgcctggcacttggaCTGGCTGAGGGGACAGAGCTCTACAGGCCACTCAGAGAGAGTCACAAG CTCCTCCAGGTCCCAGGGCTCTGCATCCTGAGCTATCCAACACCGCTCTACTTCGGGACCCGTGGGCAGTTTCGCCGCATCCTGGAGTGGCACCTGGGGCTTGGAGAAGGAGGCAAG GAGGCTCCAAAGACAGACGGCCCACCTGATGCAG GAGCTCACTGGTCCAAAGACTTGCACAGTGTGGGTCTGACCCGGTCATGTGGAGTGTGGAGGGTCCCAAAAGCATGTGTGTGA
- the LOC132529373 gene encoding solute carrier family 26 member 10-like isoform X5 has protein sequence MSGLPGASTCPGPGEASDLKSPLGAKFREPLTEARFQQLFGDAEQEPELLAEPRWSRLRRLWKRRARACSGPGPWPLLRARLPPLRWLPHYRWRAWLLGDAVAGVTVGIVHVPQGMAFALLTSVPPVFGLYTSFFPVLIYTLLGTGRHLSTGTFAVLSLMTGSAVERLVPEPLEGNLSGIEREQLDAQRVGAAAAMAFGSGALMLGMFALQLGVLATFLSEPVVKALTSGAALHVLVSQLPSLLGLPLPRQIGCFALFKTLAAVLTALPRSSPAELTVSALSLALLVPVKELNVRFRDRLPTPIPGEIVMVLLASVLCFTSSLDTRYNIQIVGLLPGGFPRPLLPNLAELPRILADSLPMALVTFAVSASLASIYADKYSYTIDSNQELFAHGVSNLISSLFSCFPNSATLATTSLLVDAGGNTQVAGLFSCMVVLSVLLWLGPFFYYLPKAVLACINISSMRQMFFQMRELPQLWRISRVDFAVWMVTWVAVVTLSVDLGLAVGVVFSMMTVVCRTQRVQCLALGLAEGTELYRPLRESHKLLQVPGLCILSYPTPLYFGTRGQFRRILEWHLGLGEGGKEAPKTDGPPDAVAEPVRVVVLDCSGVTFTDAAGAREVVQLASRCRDAGIHLLLAQCNGAHWSKDLHSVGLTRSCGVWRVPKACV, from the exons ATGAGTGGGCTACCCGGTGCCAGCACCTGCCCAGGTCCGGGAGAGGCCTCCGACCTTAAGTCCCCCCTGGGCGCCAAGTTCAGGGAACCTCTTACCGAGGCCCGGTTTCAGCAGCTCTTCGGGGACGCAGAGCAGGAGCCCGAGCTACTCGCGGAGCCCCGCTGGTCGCGGCTGCGCCGGCTTTGGAAGCGGCGGGCCCGCGCCTGTTCCGGACCGGGGCCGTGGCCCCTGCTGCGGGCGCGGCTGCCCCCGCTGCGTTGGCTGCCCCACTACCGCTGGCGGGCCTGGCTGCTCGGGGATGCGGTGGCCGGAGTGACCGTGGGCATCGTGCACGTGCCCCAGG GCATGGCTTTTGCCCTCCTGACCTCTGTGCCCCCAGTGTTCGGACTCTACACTTCTTTCTTTCCCGTCCTCATCTACACCTTGTTGGGTACTGGGAGACACCTGTCCACCG GAACTTTCGCGGTACTCAGCCTTATGACGGGCTcggccgtggagcggctggtgCCTGAACCCCTCGAGGGGAACCTGAGCGGCATTGAGAGGGAACAGCTGGATGCTCAGCGGGTTGGTGCGGCTGCGGCCATGGCCTTCGGGAGCGGGGCACTGATG CTGGGAATGTTCGCGCTGCAGCTCGGCGTCCTGGCCACCTTTTTGTCGGAGCCTGTAGTCAAGGCGCTGACCAGTGGGGCCGCCCTGCACGTGCTCGTGTCCCAACTGCCTAGCCTTTTGGGGTTGCCCCTCCCGCGTCAGATCGGCTGCTTCGCTCTCTTCAAG ACGCTGGCCGCCGTGCTGACGGCGCTGCCGCGGAGCAGTCCCGCCGAACTGACCGTCTCGGCGCTCAGCCTGGCGCTGCTCGTGCCCGTCAAGGAATTGAACGTGAGGTTCCGAGACAGGCTACCCACCCCGATCCCAGGGGAAATCGTCATG GTGCTTCTGGCCTCCGTGCTCTGCTTCACCTCTTCCCTGGACACAAGATACAACATTCAGATAGTTGGATTGCTGCCCGGAGG ATTTCCCCGGCCTCTCCTCCCCAACCTGGCTGAGCTGCCCAGGATTCTGGCCGACTCGTTGCCCATGGCACTGGTTACCTTTGCAGTGTCTGCCTCCCTGGCCTCCATCTATGCAGACAAGTACAGCTACACTATTGATTCCAACCAG GAGCTCTTTGCACATGGTGtctccaacctcatctcctccctcttctcttgcTTTCCCAACTCGGCCACATTGGCCACAACCAGCCTACTAGTGGATGCTGGTGGGAACACACAG GTGGCAGGCCTCTTCTCCTGTATGGTTGTCCTGTCTGTCCTGCTGTGGTTGGGGCCCTTCTTCTACTATCTGCCCAAG GCTGTCTTGGCCTGCATCAACATCTCCAGCATGCGCCAGATGTTCTTCCAGATGCGAGAACTTCCACAACTATGGCGCATCAGCCGCGTGGACTTT GCTGTGTGGATGGTCACATGGGTGGCTGTCGTGACCCTGAGTGTGGACCTGGGCCTGGCTGTAGGTGTGGTCTTCTCCATGATGACTGTGGTCTGCCGCACCCAGAG ggtacagtgcctggcacttggaCTGGCTGAGGGGACAGAGCTCTACAGGCCACTCAGAGAGAGTCACAAG CTCCTCCAGGTCCCAGGGCTCTGCATCCTGAGCTATCCAACACCGCTCTACTTCGGGACCCGTGGGCAGTTTCGCCGCATCCTGGAGTGGCACCTGGGGCTTGGAGAAGGAGGCAAG GAGGCTCCAAAGACAGACGGCCCACCTGATGCAG TTGCTGAGCCTGTCAGAGTGGTAGTCCTAGACTGCAGTGGTGTCACCTTTACAGATGCTGCAGGGGCCAGAGAAGTGGttcag CTGGCCAGCCGATGCCGAGATGCTGGGATCCACCTTCTCCTGGCTCAGTGTAATG GAGCTCACTGGTCCAAAGACTTGCACAGTGTGGGTCTGACCCGGTCATGTGGAGTGTGGAGGGTCCCAAAAGCATGTGTGTGA
- the LOC132529373 gene encoding solute carrier family 26 member 10-like isoform X4, whose amino-acid sequence MSGLPGASTCPGPGEASDLKSPLGAKFREPLTEARFQQLFGDAEQEPELLAEPRWSRLRRLWKRRARACSGPGPWPLLRARLPPLRWLPHYRWRAWLLGDAVAGVTVGIVHVPQGMAFALLTSVPPVFGLYTSFFPVLIYTLLGTGRHLSTGTFAVLSLMTGSAVERLVPEPLEGNLSGIEREQLDAQRVGAAAAMAFGSGALMLGMFALQLGVLATFLSEPVVKALTSGAALHVLVSQLPSLLGLPLPRQIGCFALFKTLAAVLTALPRSSPAELTVSALSLALLVPVKELNVLLASVLCFTSSLDTRYNIQIVGLLPGGFPRPLLPNLAELPRILADSLPMALVTFAVSASLASIYADKYSYTIDSNQELFAHGVSNLISSLFSCFPNSATLATTSLLVDAGGNTQVAGLFSCMVVLSVLLWLGPFFYYLPKAVLACINISSMRQMFFQMRELPQLWRISRVDFAVWMVTWVAVVTLSVDLGLAVGVVFSMMTVVCRTQRVQCLALGLAEGTELYRPLRESHKLLQVPGLCILSYPTPLYFGTRGQFRRILEWHLGLGEGGKEAPKTDGPPDAVAEPVRVVVLDCSGVTFTDAAGAREVVQLASRCRDAGIHLLLAQCNASVLGTLTQAGLLDRVTPEQLFVSVQDAAAYALERLELTGPKTCTVWV is encoded by the exons ATGAGTGGGCTACCCGGTGCCAGCACCTGCCCAGGTCCGGGAGAGGCCTCCGACCTTAAGTCCCCCCTGGGCGCCAAGTTCAGGGAACCTCTTACCGAGGCCCGGTTTCAGCAGCTCTTCGGGGACGCAGAGCAGGAGCCCGAGCTACTCGCGGAGCCCCGCTGGTCGCGGCTGCGCCGGCTTTGGAAGCGGCGGGCCCGCGCCTGTTCCGGACCGGGGCCGTGGCCCCTGCTGCGGGCGCGGCTGCCCCCGCTGCGTTGGCTGCCCCACTACCGCTGGCGGGCCTGGCTGCTCGGGGATGCGGTGGCCGGAGTGACCGTGGGCATCGTGCACGTGCCCCAGG GCATGGCTTTTGCCCTCCTGACCTCTGTGCCCCCAGTGTTCGGACTCTACACTTCTTTCTTTCCCGTCCTCATCTACACCTTGTTGGGTACTGGGAGACACCTGTCCACCG GAACTTTCGCGGTACTCAGCCTTATGACGGGCTcggccgtggagcggctggtgCCTGAACCCCTCGAGGGGAACCTGAGCGGCATTGAGAGGGAACAGCTGGATGCTCAGCGGGTTGGTGCGGCTGCGGCCATGGCCTTCGGGAGCGGGGCACTGATG CTGGGAATGTTCGCGCTGCAGCTCGGCGTCCTGGCCACCTTTTTGTCGGAGCCTGTAGTCAAGGCGCTGACCAGTGGGGCCGCCCTGCACGTGCTCGTGTCCCAACTGCCTAGCCTTTTGGGGTTGCCCCTCCCGCGTCAGATCGGCTGCTTCGCTCTCTTCAAG ACGCTGGCCGCCGTGCTGACGGCGCTGCCGCGGAGCAGTCCCGCCGAACTGACCGTCTCGGCGCTCAGCCTGGCGCTGCTCGTGCCCGTCAAGGAATTGAAC GTGCTTCTGGCCTCCGTGCTCTGCTTCACCTCTTCCCTGGACACAAGATACAACATTCAGATAGTTGGATTGCTGCCCGGAGG ATTTCCCCGGCCTCTCCTCCCCAACCTGGCTGAGCTGCCCAGGATTCTGGCCGACTCGTTGCCCATGGCACTGGTTACCTTTGCAGTGTCTGCCTCCCTGGCCTCCATCTATGCAGACAAGTACAGCTACACTATTGATTCCAACCAG GAGCTCTTTGCACATGGTGtctccaacctcatctcctccctcttctcttgcTTTCCCAACTCGGCCACATTGGCCACAACCAGCCTACTAGTGGATGCTGGTGGGAACACACAG GTGGCAGGCCTCTTCTCCTGTATGGTTGTCCTGTCTGTCCTGCTGTGGTTGGGGCCCTTCTTCTACTATCTGCCCAAG GCTGTCTTGGCCTGCATCAACATCTCCAGCATGCGCCAGATGTTCTTCCAGATGCGAGAACTTCCACAACTATGGCGCATCAGCCGCGTGGACTTT GCTGTGTGGATGGTCACATGGGTGGCTGTCGTGACCCTGAGTGTGGACCTGGGCCTGGCTGTAGGTGTGGTCTTCTCCATGATGACTGTGGTCTGCCGCACCCAGAG ggtacagtgcctggcacttggaCTGGCTGAGGGGACAGAGCTCTACAGGCCACTCAGAGAGAGTCACAAG CTCCTCCAGGTCCCAGGGCTCTGCATCCTGAGCTATCCAACACCGCTCTACTTCGGGACCCGTGGGCAGTTTCGCCGCATCCTGGAGTGGCACCTGGGGCTTGGAGAAGGAGGCAAG GAGGCTCCAAAGACAGACGGCCCACCTGATGCAG TTGCTGAGCCTGTCAGAGTGGTAGTCCTAGACTGCAGTGGTGTCACCTTTACAGATGCTGCAGGGGCCAGAGAAGTGGttcag CTGGCCAGCCGATGCCGAGATGCTGGGATCCACCTTCTCCTGGCTCAGTGTAATG CCTCAGTGCTGGGGACACTGACCCAGGCAGGACTCCTGGATAGAGTGACCCCAGAACAGCTGTTTGTGAGTGTCCAGGATGCAGCTGCATATGCCCTGGAGAGACTG GAGCTCACTGGTCCAAAGACTTGCACAGTGTGGGTCTGA
- the LOC132529373 gene encoding solute carrier family 26 member 10-like isoform X3, producing MSGLPGASTCPGPGEASDLKSPLGAKFREPLTEARFQQLFGDAEQEPELLAEPRWSRLRRLWKRRARACSGPGPWPLLRARLPPLRWLPHYRWRAWLLGDAVAGVTVGIVHVPQGMAFALLTSVPPVFGLYTSFFPVLIYTLLGTGRHLSTGTFAVLSLMTGSAVERLVPEPLEGNLSGIEREQLDAQRLGMFALQLGVLATFLSEPVVKALTSGAALHVLVSQLPSLLGLPLPRQIGCFALFKTLAAVLTALPRSSPAELTVSALSLALLVPVKELNVRFRDRLPTPIPGEIVMVLLASVLCFTSSLDTRYNIQIVGLLPGGFPRPLLPNLAELPRILADSLPMALVTFAVSASLASIYADKYSYTIDSNQELFAHGVSNLISSLFSCFPNSATLATTSLLVDAGGNTQVAGLFSCMVVLSVLLWLGPFFYYLPKAVLACINISSMRQMFFQMRELPQLWRISRVDFAVWMVTWVAVVTLSVDLGLAVGVVFSMMTVVCRTQRVQCLALGLAEGTELYRPLRESHKLLQVPGLCILSYPTPLYFGTRGQFRRILEWHLGLGEGGKEAPKTDGPPDAVAEPVRVVVLDCSGVTFTDAAGAREVVQLASRCRDAGIHLLLAQCNASVLGTLTQAGLLDRVTPEQLFVSVQDAAAYALERLELTGPKTCTVWV from the exons ATGAGTGGGCTACCCGGTGCCAGCACCTGCCCAGGTCCGGGAGAGGCCTCCGACCTTAAGTCCCCCCTGGGCGCCAAGTTCAGGGAACCTCTTACCGAGGCCCGGTTTCAGCAGCTCTTCGGGGACGCAGAGCAGGAGCCCGAGCTACTCGCGGAGCCCCGCTGGTCGCGGCTGCGCCGGCTTTGGAAGCGGCGGGCCCGCGCCTGTTCCGGACCGGGGCCGTGGCCCCTGCTGCGGGCGCGGCTGCCCCCGCTGCGTTGGCTGCCCCACTACCGCTGGCGGGCCTGGCTGCTCGGGGATGCGGTGGCCGGAGTGACCGTGGGCATCGTGCACGTGCCCCAGG GCATGGCTTTTGCCCTCCTGACCTCTGTGCCCCCAGTGTTCGGACTCTACACTTCTTTCTTTCCCGTCCTCATCTACACCTTGTTGGGTACTGGGAGACACCTGTCCACCG GAACTTTCGCGGTACTCAGCCTTATGACGGGCTcggccgtggagcggctggtgCCTGAACCCCTCGAGGGGAACCTGAGCGGCATTGAGAGGGAACAGCTGGATGCTCAGCGG CTGGGAATGTTCGCGCTGCAGCTCGGCGTCCTGGCCACCTTTTTGTCGGAGCCTGTAGTCAAGGCGCTGACCAGTGGGGCCGCCCTGCACGTGCTCGTGTCCCAACTGCCTAGCCTTTTGGGGTTGCCCCTCCCGCGTCAGATCGGCTGCTTCGCTCTCTTCAAG ACGCTGGCCGCCGTGCTGACGGCGCTGCCGCGGAGCAGTCCCGCCGAACTGACCGTCTCGGCGCTCAGCCTGGCGCTGCTCGTGCCCGTCAAGGAATTGAACGTGAGGTTCCGAGACAGGCTACCCACCCCGATCCCAGGGGAAATCGTCATG GTGCTTCTGGCCTCCGTGCTCTGCTTCACCTCTTCCCTGGACACAAGATACAACATTCAGATAGTTGGATTGCTGCCCGGAGG ATTTCCCCGGCCTCTCCTCCCCAACCTGGCTGAGCTGCCCAGGATTCTGGCCGACTCGTTGCCCATGGCACTGGTTACCTTTGCAGTGTCTGCCTCCCTGGCCTCCATCTATGCAGACAAGTACAGCTACACTATTGATTCCAACCAG GAGCTCTTTGCACATGGTGtctccaacctcatctcctccctcttctcttgcTTTCCCAACTCGGCCACATTGGCCACAACCAGCCTACTAGTGGATGCTGGTGGGAACACACAG GTGGCAGGCCTCTTCTCCTGTATGGTTGTCCTGTCTGTCCTGCTGTGGTTGGGGCCCTTCTTCTACTATCTGCCCAAG GCTGTCTTGGCCTGCATCAACATCTCCAGCATGCGCCAGATGTTCTTCCAGATGCGAGAACTTCCACAACTATGGCGCATCAGCCGCGTGGACTTT GCTGTGTGGATGGTCACATGGGTGGCTGTCGTGACCCTGAGTGTGGACCTGGGCCTGGCTGTAGGTGTGGTCTTCTCCATGATGACTGTGGTCTGCCGCACCCAGAG ggtacagtgcctggcacttggaCTGGCTGAGGGGACAGAGCTCTACAGGCCACTCAGAGAGAGTCACAAG CTCCTCCAGGTCCCAGGGCTCTGCATCCTGAGCTATCCAACACCGCTCTACTTCGGGACCCGTGGGCAGTTTCGCCGCATCCTGGAGTGGCACCTGGGGCTTGGAGAAGGAGGCAAG GAGGCTCCAAAGACAGACGGCCCACCTGATGCAG TTGCTGAGCCTGTCAGAGTGGTAGTCCTAGACTGCAGTGGTGTCACCTTTACAGATGCTGCAGGGGCCAGAGAAGTGGttcag CTGGCCAGCCGATGCCGAGATGCTGGGATCCACCTTCTCCTGGCTCAGTGTAATG CCTCAGTGCTGGGGACACTGACCCAGGCAGGACTCCTGGATAGAGTGACCCCAGAACAGCTGTTTGTGAGTGTCCAGGATGCAGCTGCATATGCCCTGGAGAGACTG GAGCTCACTGGTCCAAAGACTTGCACAGTGTGGGTCTGA
- the LOC132529373 gene encoding solute carrier family 26 member 10-like isoform X1, with the protein MSGLPGASTCPGPGEASDLKSPLGAKFREPLTEARFQQLFGDAEQEPELLAEPRWSRLRRLWKRRARACSGPGPWPLLRARLPPLRWLPHYRWRAWLLGDAVAGVTVGIVHVPQGMAFALLTSVPPVFGLYTSFFPVLIYTLLGTGRHLSTGTFAVLSLMTGSAVERLVPEPLEGNLSGIEREQLDAQRVGAAAAMAFGSGALMLGMFALQLGVLATFLSEPVVKALTSGAALHVLVSQLPSLLGLPLPRQIGCFALFKTLAAVLTALPRSSPAELTVSALSLALLVPVKELNVRFRDRLPTPIPGEIVMVLLASVLCFTSSLDTRYNIQIVGLLPGGFPRPLLPNLAELPRILADSLPMALVTFAVSASLASIYADKYSYTIDSNQELFAHGVSNLISSLFSCFPNSATLATTSLLVDAGGNTQVAGLFSCMVVLSVLLWLGPFFYYLPKAVLACINISSMRQMFFQMRELPQLWRISRVDFAVWMVTWVAVVTLSVDLGLAVGVVFSMMTVVCRTQRVQCLALGLAEGTELYRPLRESHKLLQVPGLCILSYPTPLYFGTRGQFRRILEWHLGLGEGGKEAPKTDGPPDAVAEPVRVVVLDCSGVTFTDAAGAREVVQLASRCRDAGIHLLLAQCNASVLGTLTQAGLLDRVTPEQLFVSVQDAAAYALERLELTGPKTCTVWV; encoded by the exons ATGAGTGGGCTACCCGGTGCCAGCACCTGCCCAGGTCCGGGAGAGGCCTCCGACCTTAAGTCCCCCCTGGGCGCCAAGTTCAGGGAACCTCTTACCGAGGCCCGGTTTCAGCAGCTCTTCGGGGACGCAGAGCAGGAGCCCGAGCTACTCGCGGAGCCCCGCTGGTCGCGGCTGCGCCGGCTTTGGAAGCGGCGGGCCCGCGCCTGTTCCGGACCGGGGCCGTGGCCCCTGCTGCGGGCGCGGCTGCCCCCGCTGCGTTGGCTGCCCCACTACCGCTGGCGGGCCTGGCTGCTCGGGGATGCGGTGGCCGGAGTGACCGTGGGCATCGTGCACGTGCCCCAGG GCATGGCTTTTGCCCTCCTGACCTCTGTGCCCCCAGTGTTCGGACTCTACACTTCTTTCTTTCCCGTCCTCATCTACACCTTGTTGGGTACTGGGAGACACCTGTCCACCG GAACTTTCGCGGTACTCAGCCTTATGACGGGCTcggccgtggagcggctggtgCCTGAACCCCTCGAGGGGAACCTGAGCGGCATTGAGAGGGAACAGCTGGATGCTCAGCGGGTTGGTGCGGCTGCGGCCATGGCCTTCGGGAGCGGGGCACTGATG CTGGGAATGTTCGCGCTGCAGCTCGGCGTCCTGGCCACCTTTTTGTCGGAGCCTGTAGTCAAGGCGCTGACCAGTGGGGCCGCCCTGCACGTGCTCGTGTCCCAACTGCCTAGCCTTTTGGGGTTGCCCCTCCCGCGTCAGATCGGCTGCTTCGCTCTCTTCAAG ACGCTGGCCGCCGTGCTGACGGCGCTGCCGCGGAGCAGTCCCGCCGAACTGACCGTCTCGGCGCTCAGCCTGGCGCTGCTCGTGCCCGTCAAGGAATTGAACGTGAGGTTCCGAGACAGGCTACCCACCCCGATCCCAGGGGAAATCGTCATG GTGCTTCTGGCCTCCGTGCTCTGCTTCACCTCTTCCCTGGACACAAGATACAACATTCAGATAGTTGGATTGCTGCCCGGAGG ATTTCCCCGGCCTCTCCTCCCCAACCTGGCTGAGCTGCCCAGGATTCTGGCCGACTCGTTGCCCATGGCACTGGTTACCTTTGCAGTGTCTGCCTCCCTGGCCTCCATCTATGCAGACAAGTACAGCTACACTATTGATTCCAACCAG GAGCTCTTTGCACATGGTGtctccaacctcatctcctccctcttctcttgcTTTCCCAACTCGGCCACATTGGCCACAACCAGCCTACTAGTGGATGCTGGTGGGAACACACAG GTGGCAGGCCTCTTCTCCTGTATGGTTGTCCTGTCTGTCCTGCTGTGGTTGGGGCCCTTCTTCTACTATCTGCCCAAG GCTGTCTTGGCCTGCATCAACATCTCCAGCATGCGCCAGATGTTCTTCCAGATGCGAGAACTTCCACAACTATGGCGCATCAGCCGCGTGGACTTT GCTGTGTGGATGGTCACATGGGTGGCTGTCGTGACCCTGAGTGTGGACCTGGGCCTGGCTGTAGGTGTGGTCTTCTCCATGATGACTGTGGTCTGCCGCACCCAGAG ggtacagtgcctggcacttggaCTGGCTGAGGGGACAGAGCTCTACAGGCCACTCAGAGAGAGTCACAAG CTCCTCCAGGTCCCAGGGCTCTGCATCCTGAGCTATCCAACACCGCTCTACTTCGGGACCCGTGGGCAGTTTCGCCGCATCCTGGAGTGGCACCTGGGGCTTGGAGAAGGAGGCAAG GAGGCTCCAAAGACAGACGGCCCACCTGATGCAG TTGCTGAGCCTGTCAGAGTGGTAGTCCTAGACTGCAGTGGTGTCACCTTTACAGATGCTGCAGGGGCCAGAGAAGTGGttcag CTGGCCAGCCGATGCCGAGATGCTGGGATCCACCTTCTCCTGGCTCAGTGTAATG CCTCAGTGCTGGGGACACTGACCCAGGCAGGACTCCTGGATAGAGTGACCCCAGAACAGCTGTTTGTGAGTGTCCAGGATGCAGCTGCATATGCCCTGGAGAGACTG GAGCTCACTGGTCCAAAGACTTGCACAGTGTGGGTCTGA